GTCCGGGCTTGCGCCCCAGCAGAATTTCGCCCAGTTCGGCGTGGATGTGATCAGCGGTGATGATGCCCGCTTCAATGGGCTGAATCAGGTCGCCGGCTTCGGCCAACACGGCTTCGCGGGAATCCACCACCACCAGCGCCCGGGCCACGGTTTCGGGCGGCACCTCGGCCATTTCGGGGGTATAGGCGCCGATGCCGTTGATGTGCACGCCGGGTTTGAGGTCGGCGTCATCAAAAACGGGCCGGGTGGCGATGGTCGCGGTGCAGATGACGTCCGCGTCGCGCACGGCTTCCGCAGGGGTGGAAGCCACGCGCACATCGCGCGGCACGGGGCCAAAACCGGCCATTTCCGCGGTAAAGGCCTCGGCGCGCTCGCGGCTGACGTCGTACACCCACACGGTCTCGATAGGGCGCACGGTGCACACGGCTTCGGCCTGGGTGCGCCCCTGGGTGCCCGCGCCGAACACGGCAAGCACGCGGCTTTCGGGGCGGGCAAGCACATCGGTGGCTGCGCCCGAGGCCGCCCCCGTGCGCAGGGCCGTCAGCGTGCCGCCCTCCAGTAGCGCGAGGGGGCGGCCGGTGTCGGGTTCCAGCACCAGCACCGCGGCGTAAATCGTGGGCATCTCGCGCTCAGGGTTGTGGGGGAAGACCGACACCACCTTGACGGTGAGGGCTTCTTCGGCCTTTCCGCCGACATAGGCCGGCATAAACAAACTCACGCCCTCGTGCGGCGCGACGGGCAGCGAAAGGCGCAGGGGCACCTCGGCTTCCCCCGCTGAGAGCGCGCGGTAGGCCGCTTTGACGGCTTCAATGGCAGCAGACATGGGAAGGGCTTGGCGGACTTCTTCGGCGGTCAAAATGAGCATAGGCTTTCTCCCAACAGTTACGGGGTGGCGCCCCCCCACGGCCGGTCAGCCAACCGGTTGAGGATGGCAAAAGTGCCTGCCAGGCTGGTTTCCGGGTCGGCCAGGCCAAGGGCCAGGGCTCGGTCACACAAGGCTTCGAAGGCATAAGCATCCCACCAGTTGGAATGCATCAACGCGATATCGCCGCGGTGCAACGAGTCGGTAGACTGCTTGATGGCCGTCACAATTTTGCCGAACAGCGGCTGCTTGAGGGCTTCCTCCGGGCGGTCGATGGCATGATACTCGGTGAGGAGCGCGCCGTCATCCCATGTCCAATCAACCAGTTTGTAGCCCAGGCTGGTGACCACCCGGTGCACCCGCGGCGTATTTTTGCCCGCGCCAAAAGGAATGCGGAAATAGGGAAAACGGTCTTTCATCATCCGCAGGTAGTCGGTGCCCAGGGCGTTGGCCAGCGCCTTTTCCCAGTTCAGCAGTTCCTCGGCGATTTGTTTGTCGTCCAGATGGGTAAAATACGGGTGGGAATACGAGTGATTGCCGATGATGCAGCCGTTTTCCACCAGCACTTCCAGCAGGTTTTCGCCGTCGAGGTCGGCAAGGATGTGCAACATGCGCCCCATGGGGAAAAAGGCAATCGGGCACTTCTTGCGGCGAATGACGGCGGCAATGCGGGAAAACGTCTCCGAATAGCCATCGTCCACGCTGAGCAGCACGCCAAAGCGCGGGTCAATGGTGCGGATGTGATACACGCCTTCCGGCAATCCGCCAGCCGCAGCGCGCGCCGTCAGCCGCGGCCGGGGAGCAACCACAGCCGCCGCGCCCAGGGCGCTTAGTTTGAGAAAGTCTCGGCGGGAAAGGGGCATATTGCCTCCGAAATGAGATAAACCCGGTGGGCAATCACGACAGCCCCACGACTTTACCGGTCTCCAGATCGATATCCACGTTCAGGAAAGCCGGGCGGGTGGGCAAGCCGGGCATGGTGCGCATTTTGCCCACTAAGGGGTAGAGGAAGCCCGCGCCCGCCGAAAGGCGAATGTCGCGAATCGGCACCCGGAAGCCACGCGGCGCGCCCTTCAGCGCGGGGTCGTGGCTGATGCTGAGATGGGTTTTCGCCATGCAAATGGGCAGGTGGGCGTAGCCCAGGCGGGTATATTCCGCAATGCGCTCTTCAGCCAGGGGTTCGTAATCCACCCCGTCGGCGCCGTAAACCTCGCGGCAAATGGTCTCGATTTTCTCTTTGATGGAAGTCTCGAGGTTGTAAAGGAAGCGGAAGTCGGAAGGCTGTTCGGCAGCCCGCATCACGGCCTGCGCCAGAGCCACCGCGCCTTCGCCGCCTTTTTCCCAGTGCTCGGCCACCACTGCATCGAACGCGCCGAATTCCAGTGCCGCCTGCCGCACGGTTTCCAGTTCGGCAGGGGTGTCGGTGGGGAAGCGGTTGACCGCCACCACCACCGGCACGCCGTATTTGCGCGCCACGGTGATATGATGCTGCAAATTGACCAGTCCCTTGCGCAGCAGGTCGAGGTTTTCCTGGGTGTATGCCGGGTCGAGGGGCTTGCCCGCCACCACTTTGGGACCGCCGCCATGCATCTTCAGCGCCCGCACGGTGGCAACCATCACCACCGCGTCGGGCACCAGACCAGAATAGCGGCACTTGATGTCGAAGAACTTTTCCATGCCGATATCCGCGCCGAAGCCCGATTCGGTCACGACGTAGCCATCGGGGCCGACCAGTTTGAGGGCGATGAGGTCGGCGATAATGGAACTGTTGCCATGGGCGATGTTGGCAAAGGGCCCGGCGTGCACGAAAACCGGCGTGCCTTCCAGGGTCTGCATCAGGGTGGGCTTAATGGCATCTTTCATCAGCACGGCCAAAGCCCCGGCTACGCCCAAATCCTCAGCAGTAATGGGTTCCCCGTCGCGGCTCAGGGCCACGACCATGCGCCCTAAGCGGGCGCGCATGTCGGCCAGGCTGGTGGTGAGCGCCAGAATCGCCATGATTTCGCTGGCCACGCTGATGTCGAAGCCGGTGCGGCGGGTAAAGCCCTTTTCGTCGGGGCCGAGGCCGATTTCGATTTCCCGCAACAGGCGGTCGTTGGTGTCGATCACCCGTCGCCAGGTGATGGTCTCAGGGTCGATGTCCAGCCGCACCAGGCGGCGCCGTTGCTCAGGGGTCAGGTTGTCCAGGTCGTCTTCGGTGATGCCCAGTTTCGCCATGCGGTAGCGTAGGCCGCGCGCGACCTGGCGTTTACCGTTCTTGACGGGGAACAGGCGGCGGAACAGGGCTTCGTCGCTCTGCCGCCATTCATGGAACATGCGGGTGTCCAGCGCGGCGGCGAGCAGGTTGTTGGCCGCGGTCACCGCGTGGATGTCGCCGGTGAGGTGCAGGTTGAAGTCTTCCATCGGGATGACCTGCGAATAGCCCCCACCGGCTGCGCCGCCTTTGATGCCAAAAGTCGGGCCCTGGCTGGGCTGGCGGATGCAGGTAAACACCTTTTGCCCCAAATGCGCGCCGAGGGCCTGGCTCAACCCCACCGTGGTGGTGGTTTTCCCTTCGCCGAGGGGTGTGGGGGTGATGGCCGTAACATCAATGTACTTGCCGTTGGGCGCGTCGGCCAGGCGTTCCAGCACGCTCAGGCTAACCTTGGCCTTGTAAGGGCCATAGCGTTCCAGTTCGTCGGGCAGGATGCCGGTTTCTTCGGCAACCTGGGCGATGGGCTTGAGGGTGGCTTCCTGGGCAATTTCGATGTCGGGCGGCACCGGGAAACGTCGTTTGAGGGGAGTAGGGGTAATTTTGGCAGACACGACAACCTCACAGGAGGGGAAAGCGAATACGCGCTTCAATTATAGCCTGCTTTGGGCAGGGTGGGAGAGGAAAAGAAAAAGCGCGACGAGAAAGTCGCGCTTTGGGTGCAAAAAGAAGCATGGCAGCAGGTTCAGGAGACAAGATGCGCCGCACCGCCTGGTTGGGCGACCAGCACGTCTTGCACGCCAGGCACAGCCAGCAGCCTACGGCGCACGGTTTCAGCCGCCGTCTCGGGGCAGAGCACGTGCACATTCGGCCCGGCGTCGATGGTATAAGCCACCGGCAGCCCATCCTGTTCACGCCAGCGACGGACGGCGTGCATCAGCGCGACCGTCGGTGGTTCCCAATAAAGCAGCGGCGGCTGGGAAGTCTGCATCACGGCGTGCATCATGTGGCAGTCGGCTTCCACAATTTCGGCAAAGGCGGCAAAATCGCGCTGCAAAATGGCTTCCCGGCACAGGTTCAGCCGCCGGGGGGCGTCGGCCACACGCACAGGCTGGTAAGGGCTGGTCTCGGCCAGGCGGTGCCCGCGGCTGGAGCCGACCGCCTTGTGGCCCGCGCTGACAATGGCAATGCAATCGGCCAGCGCCCAATGCTCCGGCGGGGCGATGCTTTCGGCATACGAATCCTCATCGGAAGCCCCCGCGTGCCATTCCACAAAACCGCCCGGCACCGAGCGGCTGGCCGAGCCGGAACCCAGGCGCGCCAGGCGGCTGAGGTCGCGCTCTGGCAGCGTCAGCCCGGCGGCAGCGGCTGCGGCCACCGCCAGCGCGGCAAAGGCCGCCGCCGAAGAGGCCACCCCCGCCCCCGTCGGGAAGTTGTTTTCCGAGCGCACTTCGGCATACCATCCCATCGCCGACCAGGCGCGCACGCGATCCAACACGCGGCTGACGCGCGCCAGCGCCTGCCCTCCCACCGTGCGCCCGTGCAAAACCAGGCGGTCGCTGCCCAAATCGGCGCGGAAGGTCACCGTGGTGCGCGTCACCAGCCCGCGCAGGTTCATGGAAAGCGAGCCGTTGCTGGGGATGCGCTCTTCGTGGTCGCGGTTTCCCCAATATTTGATGAAGGCAATGTTGGGATGGGCTTCGGCTGTGGCAGTGTAGGCATTCATGGGGGGTATTGTACTACATGCCCCTTCCACAACAACAAGGGGCGGCCCAAAAAGCCGCCCCCTGGCAAGCCCATACCTTACCGGGCAATCAACACCGGGCAAGGGGCCTTGTTGAGCACCTTGTGGCTCTGGCTGCCCAGCAGCAAGCCGCTGAGCGCATGATTGCCCCGTGCGCCCATCACAATCAAATCCACCTTGCGGTTCTCAGCCACATCCAAAATCGCATCGGCCGGGCGGCCCTCGATCATCTCGGTCTCGACGCCGCCAGGCACCTCACCGATAGCCTCCGTGGCCTGCTCCAGAATCTCCTGCGCCTTGCCCAGGCGGGCGGCCGCGGCTTCTTCCCAGAACGGCTCACCAAGATAATCGGGAATGGGATCAAAAGCAGCCACTGCAATCACATGCGACCCCAACTGTCGCGCCAGGTCGCCTGCCAACTGTGCTGCTTTGATGGAATCGTCCGAACCGTCCACACCCACCAGAATTTGCTTGAACATGGTTCCGCCTCCTTTTCTGCACTGCCGGTTTCGCTTGCTCTACTTTCAGTATAGGGCGTTTTGAGAAACAATGCGTTAGAAAGGCGTTAGAACTTTGTAAGAACGCCCCCGCGATGTGCTAAACTTGACTTCAGGAGGTGCAGCGATGAAAATCGCCATTCTCAGCGACACCCACGATAATGTGCAAACCTTAGCGCGAGCGCTGCCAGGTTTGCGAGACGCGGATGTCGTGCTGCATTGCGGCGACGTCTGCTCGCCTTTCACGCTGAAGCGGCTGGCCGAAGGTGTGGCTGGCAAGCCAGTGCATCTGGTGTGGGGAAACAACGACGGCGACCGGCGCATGCTGGCCGAGATTGCCGCGCACGCGGGCAACGTCCACCTGCACGGTGAGTTTGCCGACTTCACCTTGGGCGACCTGCGGGTGGCCATGAGCCACTACCCAGCGGTGGCGCGTGCGGTCGCGGCAAGCGGGCAATACGGGCTGGTGTGTTACGGCCACGACCATCACGCCCATGAGGAACGCGTGGGCGCGACATGGTTGCTCAACCCCGGCGAACTGGCAGGGGTGCTCACCGGCCGCGCCACCTGGGTGCTGCTAAATACGATTACAGGGAAAGTGCACTGGCACACGGTGTAACCAGCGGGGCGCTCAGCCCGGTTTGACCTCAGCGCCGCCCGCAACCCCCACGGCCCAACCGCGAGCGGCAACGCCGCTTTCCCGAAAAGCCGCGGCCATCGCCTCGGCCACAGGGGTGGCATCGTCGAAATGCGGCGCAAAGGCAATCAGGCCAGGCCCTGCGCCGGAAAGCCCGGCTGCCACCGCCCCTGCCTGCAGCGCCGCGGCCAGGGCAGCCTCAGCCCCCGGAATGAGCGGCAGGCGGTAAGGTTGGTGCAGCCGGTCCTGAAAGGCCAACGCCAGCAAATCGGCCTCGCCCCGGCGGAATGCTTCGGCCACCAGCACGCTATGGCCGATGTTGAAGACCGCATCGGCCATCGGCACCTCGGCGGGGAGCACGCGCCGCGACGCTTCAGTACTCAACGATACCGCCGGCACCACCACTGCAATCCAGCGCCGCCTGCGCCACGCCTCGGCAACCGGCAGAGATTGCACGTGCCAACCCCTTTCCGCGGCTACCGAAGCCGTCAGGCCGCCGTAGAGCGAGGGCGCGACGTTGTCGGGGTGGCCTTCCACCTCGGCAGCCAGGGCAAACACCTCGGCGGGCGCGAGCGGGTTGCCCAAGACCGCATTGCCCCCCAACACGCCCAACAACGCCGCCGACCCGCTGGAACCCAGCCCTGATTGCAGGGGAATGCCGTTCTCACAGCGCACGC
The window above is part of the Chloroflexota bacterium genome. Proteins encoded here:
- a CDS encoding ornithine cyclodeaminase yields the protein MLILTAEEVRQALPMSAAIEAVKAAYRALSAGEAEVPLRLSLPVAPHEGVSLFMPAYVGGKAEEALTVKVVSVFPHNPEREMPTIYAAVLVLEPDTGRPLALLEGGTLTALRTGAASGAATDVLARPESRVLAVFGAGTQGRTQAEAVCTVRPIETVWVYDVSRERAEAFTAEMAGFGPVPRDVRVASTPAEAVRDADVICTATIATRPVFDDADLKPGVHINGIGAYTPEMAEVPPETVARALVVVDSREAVLAEAGDLIQPIEAGIITADHIHAELGEILLGRKPGRTSEAQITFFKSVGVAVQDAMASQVALRNAKAQGLGKEVAF
- a CDS encoding twin-arginine translocation signal domain-containing protein; its protein translation is MPLSRRDFLKLSALGAAAVVAPRPRLTARAAAGGLPEGVYHIRTIDPRFGVLLSVDDGYSETFSRIAAVIRRKKCPIAFFPMGRMLHILADLDGENLLEVLVENGCIIGNHSYSHPYFTHLDDKQIAEELLNWEKALANALGTDYLRMMKDRFPYFRIPFGAGKNTPRVHRVVTSLGYKLVDWTWDDGALLTEYHAIDRPEEALKQPLFGKIVTAIKQSTDSLHRGDIALMHSNWWDAYAFEALCDRALALGLADPETSLAGTFAILNRLADRPWGGATP
- a CDS encoding formate--tetrahydrofolate ligase, which gives rise to MPPDIEIAQEATLKPIAQVAEETGILPDELERYGPYKAKVSLSVLERLADAPNGKYIDVTAITPTPLGEGKTTTTVGLSQALGAHLGQKVFTCIRQPSQGPTFGIKGGAAGGGYSQVIPMEDFNLHLTGDIHAVTAANNLLAAALDTRMFHEWRQSDEALFRRLFPVKNGKRQVARGLRYRMAKLGITEDDLDNLTPEQRRRLVRLDIDPETITWRRVIDTNDRLLREIEIGLGPDEKGFTRRTGFDISVASEIMAILALTTSLADMRARLGRMVVALSRDGEPITAEDLGVAGALAVLMKDAIKPTLMQTLEGTPVFVHAGPFANIAHGNSSIIADLIALKLVGPDGYVVTESGFGADIGMEKFFDIKCRYSGLVPDAVVMVATVRALKMHGGGPKVVAGKPLDPAYTQENLDLLRKGLVNLQHHITVARKYGVPVVVAVNRFPTDTPAELETVRQAALEFGAFDAVVAEHWEKGGEGAVALAQAVMRAAEQPSDFRFLYNLETSIKEKIETICREVYGADGVDYEPLAEERIAEYTRLGYAHLPICMAKTHLSISHDPALKGAPRGFRVPIRDIRLSAGAGFLYPLVGKMRTMPGLPTRPAFLNVDIDLETGKVVGLS
- the mvaD gene encoding diphosphomevalonate decarboxylase yields the protein MNAYTATAEAHPNIAFIKYWGNRDHEERIPSNGSLSMNLRGLVTRTTVTFRADLGSDRLVLHGRTVGGQALARVSRVLDRVRAWSAMGWYAEVRSENNFPTGAGVASSAAAFAALAVAAAAAAGLTLPERDLSRLARLGSGSASRSVPGGFVEWHAGASDEDSYAESIAPPEHWALADCIAIVSAGHKAVGSSRGHRLAETSPYQPVRVADAPRRLNLCREAILQRDFAAFAEIVEADCHMMHAVMQTSQPPLLYWEPPTVALMHAVRRWREQDGLPVAYTIDAGPNVHVLCPETAAETVRRRLLAVPGVQDVLVAQPGGAAHLVS
- a CDS encoding universal stress protein, which translates into the protein MFKQILVGVDGSDDSIKAAQLAGDLARQLGSHVIAVAAFDPIPDYLGEPFWEEAAAARLGKAQEILEQATEAIGEVPGGVETEMIEGRPADAILDVAENRKVDLIVMGARGNHALSGLLLGSQSHKVLNKAPCPVLIAR
- a CDS encoding metallophosphoesterase, translated to MKIAILSDTHDNVQTLARALPGLRDADVVLHCGDVCSPFTLKRLAEGVAGKPVHLVWGNNDGDRRMLAEIAAHAGNVHLHGEFADFTLGDLRVAMSHYPAVARAVAASGQYGLVCYGHDHHAHEERVGATWLLNPGELAGVLTGRATWVLLNTITGKVHWHTV
- the thrB gene encoding homoserine kinase; translated protein: MMSIVRVPASCGNVGPGFDVLGLALDLWNTAVFTLEGDRWEITVQGEGAGRLPVDESNLVLRAARRVWEAVGKPLPRGLRVRCENGIPLQSGLGSSGSAALLGVLGGNAVLGNPLAPAEVFALAAEVEGHPDNVAPSLYGGLTASVAAERGWHVQSLPVAEAWRRRRWIAVVVPAVSLSTEASRRVLPAEVPMADAVFNIGHSVLVAEAFRRGEADLLALAFQDRLHQPYRLPLIPGAEAALAAALQAGAVAAGLSGAGPGLIAFAPHFDDATPVAEAMAAAFRESGVAARGWAVGVAGGAEVKPG